From one Rhizobium sp. CIAT894 genomic stretch:
- a CDS encoding aldehyde dehydrogenase family protein, protein MTWYRDWTGFLFRRIVHGSDLRDRHPINTRKCLISTEVAPFGGIKQSGQGREGSKYGIDDYIEIKYLCLSI, encoded by the coding sequence CTGACATGGTACCGAGATTGGACCGGATTTCTCTTCCGTAGGATTGTTCATGGATCAGACTTAAGAGACCGTCACCCTATCAACACCCGTAAGTGCCTAATCTCAACGGAAGTGGCGCCGTTCGGTGGTATCAAGCAGTCGGGCCAGGGACGCGAAGGCTCGAAATACGGTATCGACGACTATATCGAGATCAAATACCTCTGCCTTAGCATCTGA
- a CDS encoding alpha/beta fold hydrolase — MQEKLTFMSDGLKISAVLHIPDARQAGQKLPAFIVCHGFVGSKDESHAQIQAEMMEAFGYVALRFDFRSCGESEGERAQVRCFDQVADAKNALTFLAGREEVDSARIGITGHSFGAAVSVYTAGVDERVACCLSSCGWGNGERKFRGQHPTPESWDKFIGILENGRKHKQETGQSLWMSRFDAVPIPEHLRKNLSPKAIMEIPVETAWSMYNFRADDVIGNIAPRPLLLFHTANDIITPTSESIRMFERAGQPTELMLIDTTAHFPLAPGDAPRTKAMMKGWLDKFFPSPLGTAS; from the coding sequence ATGCAAGAAAAGCTCACGTTTATGTCGGACGGACTGAAGATATCAGCCGTGCTCCATATCCCGGACGCTCGCCAGGCCGGGCAGAAGCTCCCCGCATTCATCGTCTGCCACGGTTTTGTTGGCTCCAAGGATGAAAGTCACGCGCAGATTCAGGCCGAAATGATGGAAGCATTCGGCTATGTCGCCTTGCGGTTCGATTTTCGCAGCTGCGGCGAAAGCGAGGGGGAGCGTGCGCAGGTGCGCTGCTTCGACCAGGTTGCTGATGCCAAGAACGCCCTGACGTTCCTTGCCGGCCGAGAGGAAGTGGATTCGGCGCGTATCGGCATAACTGGTCATAGTTTCGGTGCGGCCGTCTCCGTCTACACGGCAGGTGTTGACGAGCGTGTTGCCTGCTGCCTCTCGTCCTGTGGTTGGGGTAACGGCGAGCGAAAGTTCCGCGGCCAGCACCCGACTCCCGAATCATGGGATAAGTTCATCGGCATTCTCGAAAACGGTCGCAAGCATAAGCAGGAGACCGGCCAAAGCCTCTGGATGTCCCGCTTCGATGCCGTCCCGATCCCTGAACATCTGCGCAAGAACCTCTCGCCGAAGGCAATCATGGAGATCCCGGTCGAAACTGCGTGGTCGATGTATAATTTCCGTGCGGACGATGTCATCGGCAATATCGCGCCGCGCCCCTTGCTTTTGTTCCACACCGCCAATGACATCATCACGCCGACAAGTGAATCCATCCGCATGTTCGAGAGGGCCGGCCAGCCAACCGAACTCATGTTGATCGATACGACGGCGCACTTCCCGCTTGCACCAGGCGATGCGCCGCGCACCAAGGCGATGATGAAAGGTTGGCTGGACAAGTTCTTTCCGTCTCCGCTGGGCACTGCGTCATGA
- a CDS encoding NAD(P)(+) transhydrogenase (Re/Si-specific) subunit beta — protein MTIGIVAAAYVASAVLFILSLGGLSGQESAKRAVWYGIVGMTLAVVATIFGPGVGNWFIIALMVAGGAVLGYYVASRVQMTEMPQLVAALHSFVGLAAVFIGFNAHLEAVHVAGLNEASRATLTGFAAILARKDMVEMSIMKVEVFLGIFIGAITFTGSVVAFGKLAGKLDGKARKLPGGHLLNAVAAIATLVLLVMFFNGAGTWTLVLMTTLAFFIGYHLIMGIGGADMPVVVSMLNSYSGWAAAAIGFTLGNDLLIVTGALVGSSGAILSYIMCKAMNRSFVSVILGGFGAVAGPAMEILGEQVAIDAEGVASALNEADSIIIVPGYGMAVAQAQQSVSELTRKLRAAGKNVRFAIHPVAGRLPGHMNVLLAEAKVPYDIVLEMDEINDDFHETDVVIVIGSNDIVNPAAQEDPNSPIAGMPVLEVWKAKQVFVSKRGQGTGYSGIENPLFYKDNTRMFYGDARKSLDQVLPFFA, from the coding sequence ATGACCATTGGTATCGTAGCAGCCGCCTATGTTGCGTCAGCGGTTCTCTTCATTCTCTCGCTCGGCGGCCTGTCCGGCCAGGAAAGCGCCAAGCGCGCCGTCTGGTACGGCATTGTCGGCATGACCCTCGCCGTTGTCGCCACAATCTTTGGTCCCGGCGTCGGCAATTGGTTCATCATCGCGCTGATGGTCGCTGGCGGCGCGGTGCTCGGTTACTATGTCGCCAGCCGGGTGCAGATGACAGAAATGCCGCAGCTTGTTGCGGCGCTGCATTCCTTCGTCGGCCTCGCCGCCGTGTTCATCGGCTTCAATGCCCATCTCGAGGCGGTTCATGTCGCCGGTCTTAACGAGGCATCCCGCGCAACGCTCACCGGATTTGCCGCCATTCTGGCGCGCAAGGACATGGTGGAAATGTCGATCATGAAGGTCGAGGTCTTCCTCGGCATCTTCATCGGCGCGATCACCTTCACTGGCTCGGTCGTCGCCTTCGGCAAGCTGGCCGGCAAATTGGATGGCAAGGCCAGGAAACTGCCGGGCGGTCATCTGCTGAATGCCGTTGCCGCCATCGCCACGCTCGTGCTGCTGGTGATGTTTTTTAACGGCGCCGGAACCTGGACGCTGGTGCTGATGACGACACTCGCCTTCTTCATCGGCTACCACCTGATCATGGGCATCGGTGGTGCCGACATGCCGGTCGTCGTCTCGATGCTGAACAGCTATTCCGGCTGGGCGGCTGCGGCGATCGGCTTCACGCTCGGCAACGATCTTCTGATCGTCACCGGCGCCCTGGTCGGCTCCTCGGGTGCGATCCTCTCCTACATCATGTGCAAGGCAATGAACCGCTCCTTCGTCTCGGTCATCCTCGGCGGCTTCGGCGCGGTTGCCGGCCCAGCCATGGAAATACTTGGTGAGCAGGTAGCGATCGATGCAGAAGGTGTCGCGAGTGCGCTAAACGAGGCCGACAGCATTATCATCGTCCCCGGCTACGGCATGGCTGTGGCACAGGCCCAACAGTCGGTGTCGGAACTGACGCGCAAGCTACGCGCCGCCGGCAAAAATGTCCGTTTCGCCATCCATCCGGTGGCCGGCCGCTTGCCCGGACATATGAACGTTCTGCTCGCTGAAGCCAAGGTACCCTACGACATCGTGCTCGAAATGGACGAGATCAACGACGACTTCCACGAGACCGACGTCGTCATCGTCATCGGCTCCAACGACATCGTCAACCCGGCTGCCCAGGAAGATCCGAACTCACCGATCGCGGGCATGCCAGTGTTGGAAGTCTGGAAGGCCAAACAGGTCTTCGTCTCCAAGCGCGGCCAGGGAACCGGATATTCCGGCATAGAGAACCCGCTCTTCTACAAGGACAACACCCGTATGTTCTATGGTGATGCGAGGAAGAGCTTGGATCAAGTCTTACCATTTTTCGCCTAG
- a CDS encoding LysR family transcriptional regulator → MDTMNVIGFFDDQGKAMIPDDLAQIDLRSMHVLVAVHDARSFSAAAVQLDISQSTVSYAIDRLRRAFRDPLFVRQGNSIAETDKCKDLVSQAREIVDRMLAIAVPEEFDPETADGTVTLSCNHHERFLLLPTFIPALRAAAPKVVLNVLESAVNGKQQLKENSADIVLGPVRILGEGYFRRRIFSDHYSCVMDAQNPLAADELTLERFRKAAHVAVTHNGQWQALYFAALREHDIYLTPQLTLPSHDSIELMIAGTDLVATIPNRLARAYGGRLCVRRFPVHIAIDIDMYWTERTHKSGLHRWARQLLADVTTSCLNRSPDGDDDRECRGDVSSER, encoded by the coding sequence ATGGATACGATGAATGTCATCGGATTTTTCGATGACCAAGGAAAAGCGATGATTCCGGACGATTTGGCCCAGATCGATTTGAGATCGATGCATGTGCTTGTTGCAGTCCATGACGCAAGGTCGTTTTCTGCTGCGGCTGTGCAGTTGGATATCAGCCAGTCCACGGTGAGTTATGCGATCGACCGCCTTCGCCGCGCATTCCGCGACCCGCTCTTTGTGCGGCAGGGCAACAGCATTGCCGAGACGGACAAGTGCAAGGATCTCGTCTCGCAAGCGCGCGAGATCGTCGACCGCATGCTGGCGATTGCCGTACCTGAGGAATTCGATCCCGAGACCGCGGACGGTACAGTGACACTTTCATGCAATCACCACGAGCGCTTCCTGCTGCTGCCAACGTTCATCCCGGCCTTGCGGGCGGCGGCGCCGAAGGTGGTGCTTAATGTCCTGGAATCGGCTGTCAACGGAAAGCAGCAGTTGAAGGAAAACAGCGCCGATATCGTGCTTGGGCCAGTCCGCATCCTCGGAGAAGGCTATTTCCGTAGAAGGATATTCTCCGACCACTATTCCTGTGTCATGGATGCGCAAAATCCGCTTGCCGCCGATGAATTGACGCTTGAGCGCTTCCGCAAAGCCGCTCATGTCGCCGTCACGCACAACGGCCAATGGCAGGCGCTTTATTTCGCGGCGCTGCGTGAACACGACATTTATCTCACGCCGCAGCTCACCCTTCCGAGTCACGATAGTATTGAACTGATGATTGCTGGCACGGACCTTGTTGCGACCATTCCCAACAGGTTGGCACGTGCCTACGGCGGGCGACTCTGCGTGCGGCGTTTTCCGGTTCACATTGCAATCGACATCGACATGTATTGGACAGAGCGGACCCATAAATCGGGCTTGCATCGCTGGGCACGGCAGCTGTTGGCTGACGTGACGACGTCATGTCTCAATCGGTCGCCGGACGGAGACGATGACCGCGAGTGTCGGGGGGACGTCAGTTCAGAACGATAA
- a CDS encoding cytochrome P450, which produces MPANDQRSVPAISDVSFGELLKDPYPTFERARKMAAIVRIEAANIMVATRYDDVVAMERDSETFSSVNPQSLVNKVMGHTMMRKDGELHARERKAIEPALRPGAVKSCWAPRLEIIFDEVVATFEKDGEADLLNALAAPMAGRALAEVLGFIDVGWQTMALWSQSLIDGAGNYSADPEISKKAEDAARGVEDAIRRALPYHRDQPNGSVLSSMLHAEDPHSLEQIYANIKVAVGGGLNEPRDSILTLLLGLLANPDQLERVKADPNLWPTAFEESVRWISPIGMYPRRVARDVVFSGIQLHEGDQIGLCVGAANRDASRFEAPDHFDVFREKKSHLAFGAGPHFCAGAWLARHMVGRLVVPGLFERLRNLRLARHDEVRIHGWVFRGPTTLPVTWDV; this is translated from the coding sequence ATGCCTGCAAACGATCAAAGATCTGTGCCCGCAATTTCGGATGTCTCGTTCGGCGAGCTTTTGAAGGATCCTTATCCGACTTTCGAACGCGCTCGCAAAATGGCTGCCATCGTCAGGATCGAAGCCGCCAATATCATGGTTGCGACCCGCTACGACGACGTCGTGGCGATGGAACGTGATTCTGAGACATTCTCATCGGTCAATCCGCAATCCCTCGTCAACAAGGTCATGGGCCACACCATGATGCGTAAGGATGGGGAGCTTCACGCACGCGAACGCAAGGCCATCGAGCCAGCGCTGCGTCCGGGCGCGGTCAAATCCTGTTGGGCACCGCGACTGGAAATCATTTTCGACGAGGTGGTCGCCACTTTCGAGAAAGACGGCGAGGCTGATCTGCTGAATGCGCTGGCCGCCCCGATGGCCGGCCGGGCATTGGCGGAGGTGCTCGGCTTCATCGATGTCGGCTGGCAGACGATGGCGCTCTGGTCGCAATCCTTGATCGACGGCGCTGGCAACTACTCGGCCGATCCCGAAATCTCCAAAAAGGCGGAGGACGCCGCACGCGGCGTTGAAGATGCAATCCGACGCGCGCTGCCCTACCATCGTGACCAGCCGAACGGTTCCGTTCTGTCTTCGATGCTCCATGCGGAGGATCCTCATAGCCTCGAGCAGATCTATGCGAATATCAAGGTTGCGGTTGGCGGTGGCCTGAACGAACCACGCGACTCCATCCTGACGCTGTTGCTCGGACTTCTCGCGAACCCCGATCAGTTGGAACGGGTCAAGGCTGACCCGAACCTTTGGCCGACGGCTTTCGAGGAATCCGTCCGTTGGATCTCGCCGATCGGAATGTATCCGCGCCGAGTGGCGCGAGACGTCGTTTTTTCCGGCATCCAGCTGCACGAGGGGGACCAGATTGGCTTATGCGTCGGCGCGGCCAACCGCGATGCAAGCCGCTTCGAGGCTCCCGACCATTTCGACGTCTTCCGGGAAAAGAAATCGCATCTGGCTTTCGGGGCAGGCCCTCACTTCTGTGCCGGCGCCTGGCTTGCCCGCCATATGGTTGGTCGTCTTGTCGTACCCGGACTATTCGAACGCCTTCGCAATTTGCGTCTTGCCCGTCATGACGAGGTGCGCATTCACGGATGGGTTTTCCGCGGGCCAACCACCCTGCCCGTGACCTGGGACGTTTGA
- a CDS encoding 2Fe-2S iron-sulfur cluster-binding protein, with protein MANVTFILPDGSVRACKASLGLSLMEVALQNSVTGIVAECNGAAACATCHVIIDEDLASRLDPASDHENDMLDFTTAAREPGSRLGCQIKVDARLDGAIIRVPKGM; from the coding sequence ATGGCCAACGTCACATTCATACTTCCGGATGGAAGCGTACGTGCATGCAAAGCATCCCTGGGTCTCAGCCTGATGGAGGTTGCCCTGCAGAATTCGGTGACGGGTATCGTCGCCGAATGCAATGGCGCCGCCGCCTGCGCGACTTGCCACGTGATCATCGACGAGGATCTCGCGAGCAGGCTCGATCCTGCCAGCGACCACGAAAATGACATGCTCGATTTCACCACCGCGGCCCGTGAGCCCGGCAGCCGCCTCGGTTGCCAGATCAAGGTGGACGCTCGGCTTGACGGCGCGATAATCCGCGTCCCCAAGGGGATGTAG
- a CDS encoding FCD domain-containing protein has translation MSRETILEKQNAGGETRAGDVLQRMRRDIVNCDLKPGEKLRFESLRERYEVSFSTLREALSRLSAENLVVAEGQRGFVVAPVSIADLNDLTDARVLIEREALAKAIRKGDDLWEGNILSAFHRMERLQQRIGGEYYLSDEWSVVHGEFHYSLVAACGSPVLLEMRAKLFERAHRYRRMSSQFRTKWREKDVEHKMIVDAVMERNVDTALKLIELHIRETSANVIEHAGHLFPELTSEARRPTKKPPSVAAE, from the coding sequence ATGAGCCGGGAGACCATCTTGGAAAAACAAAATGCAGGCGGCGAGACACGAGCCGGCGACGTGCTGCAACGCATGCGACGCGATATCGTAAATTGCGATCTCAAACCCGGTGAGAAGTTGCGCTTTGAAAGCCTGCGTGAACGCTACGAAGTAAGTTTCTCGACCTTGAGAGAAGCCCTCTCACGTCTCTCTGCAGAAAATCTTGTGGTTGCAGAAGGACAGCGTGGTTTTGTCGTGGCACCCGTCTCGATTGCCGATCTCAACGATCTTACGGATGCACGCGTCCTCATTGAACGAGAAGCACTTGCCAAAGCGATACGCAAGGGCGATGACCTTTGGGAAGGCAATATCCTTTCCGCGTTTCATCGAATGGAGAGGCTCCAGCAGCGCATCGGCGGAGAATATTATCTTTCTGATGAGTGGAGCGTGGTGCATGGCGAATTCCACTATTCGCTTGTTGCTGCCTGCGGCTCGCCAGTGCTGCTCGAAATGAGAGCCAAGCTTTTTGAGCGCGCACATCGGTATCGACGCATGTCGTCACAGTTTCGCACGAAATGGCGGGAGAAGGACGTTGAACACAAGATGATCGTTGACGCTGTCATGGAGCGGAATGTCGATACGGCATTAAAGTTGATCGAACTTCATATCCGGGAGACGAGCGCGAACGTCATCGAGCATGCCGGTCATCTATTTCCGGAATTGACGTCGGAAGCCCGGCGGCCGACCAAGAAGCCTCCGAGCGTCGCCGCCGAATAG
- a CDS encoding VOC family protein → MTHLVHAIGHLKVNVTNPGAVIRDSTEILGLRVSHQERDQTWLSSNGRAAELVLVHGDENSAHTIGLEALTKTDVEAVASRIEPAGCRILSHQPSLSCMDAGVTFATPEGLRFEVHTPIRNNIRGQRFPTNGIMPRRIDHINLISPDPVATRAQLEAVGGMKLSERMVNDALSWMYGGNRQHHVLGVVKGAAAGLHHVSFEFVEFNMYCRLGDILDRFDRQLLWGPGRHRPGDNTYAYYTDASGMMIECSGPMSHIADDLNFEPNVITNLERPGNVRDMNVWGTPAPLEWREHFHPFTKIV, encoded by the coding sequence ATGACGCACCTTGTGCACGCCATTGGGCACCTGAAGGTCAATGTGACGAACCCGGGGGCGGTTATTCGTGATTCGACCGAAATCTTGGGATTGAGGGTTTCTCACCAGGAAAGGGATCAGACCTGGCTCAGCTCAAACGGGCGTGCGGCTGAGCTGGTGCTGGTCCATGGAGACGAGAATTCGGCCCACACGATCGGCCTTGAAGCCCTGACAAAAACCGACGTCGAGGCTGTGGCGTCGCGTATAGAGCCTGCCGGCTGCCGTATTCTGTCTCACCAACCAAGCCTGTCCTGCATGGATGCAGGCGTGACCTTCGCGACACCGGAAGGCTTGCGTTTCGAGGTCCATACGCCGATCCGCAACAACATTCGGGGGCAGCGTTTTCCCACGAACGGCATCATGCCGCGCCGCATTGACCACATCAATCTGATTTCGCCGGATCCGGTTGCCACCAGAGCGCAGCTTGAAGCGGTTGGGGGCATGAAGCTGTCCGAGCGTATGGTCAATGATGCGCTCAGTTGGATGTATGGCGGTAACCGCCAGCACCATGTTCTTGGTGTGGTCAAGGGTGCCGCAGCCGGGCTGCACCATGTCTCGTTCGAGTTTGTAGAGTTCAACATGTATTGCCGGCTCGGCGATATCCTCGACCGCTTTGACCGGCAACTTCTTTGGGGCCCAGGACGGCATCGTCCGGGCGACAATACCTATGCCTATTACACCGATGCCAGCGGCATGATGATCGAATGCTCTGGTCCGATGTCGCACATTGCTGACGACTTGAACTTCGAACCCAACGTCATAACGAACTTGGAACGCCCCGGTAACGTCCGCGACATGAACGTCTGGGGCACGCCTGCGCCATTGGAATGGCGTGAACATTTCCACCCCTTCACCAAGATCGTCTGA
- a CDS encoding LysR family transcriptional regulator: protein MANLSRRLLPSTSALAAFDSVARLSTFSAAAEELSLTQGAISRQIAALEEQLGVLLFERTGRGVILTEAGADYARAIASALAEIRSASLHAMTKQHNDQLNVAILPTFGTRWLMPRIPQFVARHPEITLNFATRIGVFDFDRDDIDMAIHIGQPDWPGAESTFLMEEMVAPVASPPFLSSHPILKAEDLLRLPLLQMASRPGAWGHFFESLQVSGTPSQAMRFEQFSNVAQACIAGLGLALMPLFLIDSELANGQLVQAFPHQVKSPSAYYAVAPLSRKDFRPVAAFRAWLLEEVALYQKGAAG, encoded by the coding sequence ATGGCAAACCTTTCGCGACGACTGCTTCCCTCGACCTCCGCTCTCGCGGCTTTCGATTCCGTCGCGCGGCTCAGCACCTTCTCCGCCGCGGCCGAGGAGCTTTCCCTGACGCAGGGTGCCATCAGCCGGCAGATCGCCGCCCTGGAAGAACAGCTGGGCGTTTTACTCTTCGAGCGCACCGGCCGTGGTGTAATTCTCACGGAGGCCGGCGCCGATTATGCGCGGGCTATTGCCAGCGCTCTCGCGGAAATCCGTTCCGCCTCACTGCACGCCATGACAAAACAGCATAACGATCAGCTCAACGTGGCGATCTTGCCAACATTCGGCACACGCTGGCTGATGCCGCGCATTCCGCAGTTTGTCGCAAGACATCCGGAGATCACATTGAACTTCGCGACCCGCATAGGAGTGTTCGATTTCGACCGCGACGACATCGATATGGCAATCCATATCGGCCAGCCTGACTGGCCAGGGGCGGAAAGCACATTTCTGATGGAGGAGATGGTGGCGCCGGTTGCCTCCCCGCCTTTTCTGAGTTCGCATCCCATCTTGAAGGCCGAAGATCTGCTTCGCCTGCCGTTGCTACAGATGGCGTCCCGTCCGGGGGCCTGGGGCCATTTTTTCGAGAGCCTCCAGGTCAGCGGCACTCCATCGCAGGCCATGCGGTTCGAACAGTTCAGCAACGTGGCCCAGGCCTGCATTGCAGGACTGGGGCTCGCATTGATGCCGCTTTTCCTCATCGACTCCGAGCTTGCGAATGGCCAGCTCGTTCAAGCCTTTCCGCATCAGGTCAAAAGCCCCAGCGCCTATTATGCGGTCGCGCCATTGAGCAGGAAGGACTTCCGCCCTGTCGCGGCGTTCCGCGCATGGCTGCTGGAAGAGGTCGCGCTTTATCAGAAAGGCGCTGCGGGCTAA
- a CDS encoding Re/Si-specific NAD(P)(+) transhydrogenase subunit alpha, whose translation MLIGTPKEIWEGEARVALTPESALQLRKLGYECVIETGAGRAAGFSEDAYRTAGVVIVDTAAALYEAADVIVKVRPPEASEVQRLRAGKTLISFFYPGQNNQLLQQAKTTGSTVIAMDMVPRISRAQKMDALSSMANIAGYRAVIEAGSNFGRFFTGQVTAAGKVPPAKVLVIGAGVAGLAAIGTATSLGAITYAFDVRPEVAEQIESMGAEFVYLDFDDEQQDGAATGGYAAPSSPEFRQKQLAKFRELAPEIDIVITTALIPGRDAPKLWLADMVAAMKPGSVVIDLAAERGGNCDLTVPDQKTVSDNGVIVIGYTDFPSRMAAQASTLYATNIRHMLTDLTPGKDGVIFHNMDDDVIRGATVTKGGEIAYPPPPPKVQAIAAAKPKEKVKEPTLEEKRARELAAFMAQTKSQGILLVIGTALLLLVGAYAPLSFMSHFVVFVLSCFIGFQVIWNVSHSLHTPLMAVTNAVSGIVILGALLQIGSGNGLVVALAALSVLIATINIVGGFLVTRRMLAMFQKT comes from the coding sequence TTGCTGATTGGCACCCCGAAAGAGATATGGGAAGGCGAGGCCCGGGTTGCACTGACGCCCGAGAGCGCGCTCCAACTGCGCAAACTCGGATATGAGTGCGTCATCGAGACTGGTGCTGGCAGAGCAGCCGGATTTTCCGAGGATGCCTATCGTACAGCCGGCGTTGTCATAGTCGACACGGCGGCGGCCCTTTACGAAGCGGCCGACGTGATCGTTAAAGTGCGTCCGCCGGAAGCCTCGGAAGTACAGCGCCTACGTGCCGGCAAAACGCTGATCTCGTTTTTCTATCCCGGCCAGAACAACCAACTGCTGCAGCAGGCGAAGACCACCGGATCGACTGTCATCGCCATGGACATGGTGCCGCGCATCTCGCGCGCCCAGAAGATGGACGCGCTGTCGTCGATGGCCAACATCGCGGGCTACAGGGCGGTCATCGAGGCTGGGAGCAACTTCGGGCGGTTCTTCACCGGCCAGGTCACGGCCGCCGGCAAGGTACCGCCGGCCAAAGTGCTGGTTATCGGTGCGGGCGTGGCCGGTCTTGCCGCGATCGGAACGGCGACCTCGCTGGGCGCGATCACCTATGCGTTCGACGTGCGCCCGGAAGTGGCCGAGCAGATCGAGTCCATGGGTGCCGAGTTCGTCTATCTCGACTTCGACGACGAACAGCAGGATGGCGCCGCGACCGGCGGCTATGCGGCCCCGTCTTCGCCGGAGTTCCGACAGAAGCAACTTGCCAAGTTCCGCGAGCTCGCGCCGGAGATCGACATCGTCATCACCACAGCCCTGATCCCCGGCCGGGATGCGCCGAAGCTGTGGCTCGCGGATATGGTGGCGGCGATGAAACCGGGCTCCGTCGTCATCGATTTGGCGGCCGAGCGCGGGGGCAACTGCGATCTCACCGTGCCGGATCAGAAAACGGTCTCCGACAACGGCGTGATCGTCATCGGCTATACGGATTTCCCGAGCCGCATGGCGGCGCAGGCCTCGACGCTTTACGCGACCAACATCCGCCATATGCTGACGGATCTAACTCCGGGAAAGGATGGCGTGATCTTTCACAACATGGACGATGACGTCATCCGCGGGGCGACCGTCACCAAGGGTGGCGAGATTGCTTATCCGCCGCCGCCGCCGAAGGTACAGGCGATCGCCGCCGCAAAACCGAAGGAAAAGGTGAAAGAACCGACGCTGGAGGAAAAGCGGGCCCGGGAACTGGCTGCCTTCATGGCGCAGACCAAAAGCCAAGGCATCCTGCTCGTCATCGGCACGGCGCTTCTGCTGCTGGTCGGCGCCTATGCGCCGTTGAGCTTCATGAGCCATTTTGTCGTCTTCGTGCTCTCCTGCTTCATTGGCTTCCAAGTAATCTGGAACGTGTCGCATTCGCTGCATACGCCGCTGATGGCGGTGACCAACGCCGTATCCGGCATCGTCATTCTCGGCGCGCTCTTGCAGATCGGCTCGGGTAATGGGCTGGTCGTGGCGCTGGCGGCCCTGTCGGTGCTGATCGCCACCATCAACATCGTCGGTGGCTTCCTCGTCACCCGGCGCATGCTCGCCATGTTCCAGAAAACTTAA
- a CDS encoding Ldh family oxidoreductase produces MSGASETKPISRQALEDFAAALLQAGGFSEQYAKQSAELLVWANMRGADSHGVLRIPRYIEMVELGIVKGCAEPAVSHEFGAICRLDGNLVPGAVGMSMATKRAIELAGTFGIGLCEISRISHSGAIGYFAEKIARAGMIGIVMAASKPLMVYHGARGEGVSTNPIAISAPAGEGQNPLIFDMSTAAVALGKIMAAKDAGRPIPPDWAVNIEGVPTTDPSKVKAVLPMAGPKGSGLSLMIEVLVSVLGGNPLISAALSQKKDNGFNGLAIAINPFAFGLPHAVVEDIAALARAVKGLPPAAGVKEVLLPGERGFLTAARRSADGIPITAGTAKRLAEEGVKRGVAVPAEFS; encoded by the coding sequence ATGAGTGGAGCTTCAGAGACAAAGCCTATCAGCAGGCAGGCACTCGAGGATTTTGCGGCGGCGCTGCTGCAGGCAGGCGGTTTTAGCGAACAATACGCAAAACAGTCCGCCGAGCTTCTGGTCTGGGCCAATATGCGGGGCGCCGATTCCCACGGCGTTTTGCGCATCCCACGCTACATCGAAATGGTGGAACTCGGCATCGTAAAGGGCTGCGCCGAGCCTGCCGTGTCGCATGAATTTGGCGCGATTTGCCGTTTGGATGGCAATCTTGTTCCGGGCGCAGTCGGGATGTCGATGGCGACGAAGAGGGCCATTGAGCTTGCCGGGACGTTCGGCATCGGTCTGTGCGAAATTTCTCGCATAAGCCATTCAGGCGCCATCGGTTATTTCGCTGAGAAGATCGCCCGAGCCGGAATGATCGGTATTGTCATGGCGGCCTCAAAGCCATTGATGGTCTATCATGGAGCACGGGGTGAGGGGGTTTCGACCAATCCGATTGCGATCAGTGCACCGGCTGGAGAAGGACAAAACCCTCTCATCTTCGATATGTCGACTGCAGCAGTCGCGCTCGGCAAGATCATGGCGGCAAAGGACGCGGGCCGCCCGATTCCTCCGGACTGGGCGGTGAACATTGAGGGCGTCCCGACAACCGATCCTTCCAAAGTCAAGGCGGTTCTACCGATGGCAGGACCAAAAGGCTCCGGTCTGTCGCTGATGATTGAGGTTCTGGTGAGCGTACTTGGTGGCAATCCGCTGATTTCCGCAGCCCTCTCGCAGAAAAAGGACAACGGCTTCAACGGCTTGGCAATAGCCATCAATCCCTTCGCGTTCGGATTGCCGCATGCGGTCGTGGAAGATATCGCGGCGCTGGCACGAGCCGTCAAAGGCCTGCCGCCGGCGGCCGGCGTCAAGGAGGTGCTGTTGCCCGGAGAGCGAGGATTTCTGACGGCTGCAAGGCGAAGCGCGGACGGTATTCCCATTACCGCAGGTACCGCCAAGCGTTTGGCGGAGGAGGGTGTCAAGCGGGGCGTTGCTGTGCCGGCGGAATTTTCTTGA